One Candidatus Eremiobacteraceae bacterium genomic region harbors:
- a CDS encoding xanthine dehydrogenase family protein subunit M, with amino-acid sequence MMRLPPFTYRPARSVAEAISLLAEHGLDAMPVSAGTDLYANMKQRLFTPKVLVGLRPIRELRFIDFDETRGLEIGALSTLTDVARDGAIVAKYPALAEAAGAVSTPQLRNMGTIGGNVCVDTRCNYYNQNLDWRKALGYCMKKDGDVCRVAPSSPKCVAVNSSDTAPVLIAFGASARIEGPSGVTTVPFADFYRDDGIRAWAIRPGEIITRILVPKPAPGTRSAYLKLRLRNSFDFPIVGVAAMVSTDDRGLCRDARVVVNAVGSRPVVVDGAAKALIGTRLEASALDEAAEAAFAAAKPLDNTSATIPYRKRMVRVYARRALQRIAS; translated from the coding sequence ATGATGCGCCTGCCGCCGTTCACCTATCGCCCGGCGCGCAGCGTCGCCGAAGCGATATCGCTCTTGGCGGAGCACGGGCTCGACGCGATGCCCGTCTCCGCCGGTACCGACCTCTACGCGAACATGAAGCAGCGGCTTTTCACCCCGAAAGTGCTCGTAGGTTTGCGTCCGATCCGCGAGCTGCGCTTCATCGATTTCGACGAGACACGGGGGCTCGAGATCGGCGCCCTCTCGACCCTCACCGACGTCGCTCGCGACGGCGCGATCGTGGCCAAATATCCCGCCTTGGCCGAAGCCGCCGGCGCGGTCTCGACACCGCAGCTGCGGAACATGGGGACGATCGGCGGCAACGTTTGCGTCGACACGCGCTGCAACTACTACAACCAAAACCTCGATTGGCGCAAAGCGCTCGGCTACTGCATGAAGAAAGACGGAGACGTCTGCCGCGTCGCTCCGAGCAGCCCGAAATGCGTCGCCGTCAACTCGAGCGACACCGCACCCGTCCTCATCGCTTTCGGCGCGTCCGCGCGCATCGAAGGGCCGTCGGGCGTGACGACCGTCCCCTTCGCGGATTTCTACCGCGATGACGGCATACGCGCGTGGGCGATCCGGCCCGGCGAGATCATCACGCGTATCCTCGTGCCGAAGCCCGCGCCCGGCACCCGCAGCGCCTATCTCAAACTGAGATTGCGCAACTCGTTCGACTTCCCGATCGTCGGCGTCGCAGCGATGGTGTCGACCGATGATCGAGGCCTCTGCCGCGACGCGCGCGTCGTCGTCAATGCCGTCGGTTCGCGACCGGTCGTCGTCGACGGCGCCGCAAAGGCGCTTATCGGAACGCGCCTCGAGGCTTCGGCGCTCGATGAGGCGGCAGAAGCCGCGTTTGCAGCAGCAAAGCCGCTCGACAACACGAGCGCGACGATCCCATACCGCAAGCGGATGGTTCGCGTCTACGCGCGGCGCGCGCTCCAGCGGATCGCGAGCTAG
- a CDS encoding alkaline phosphatase family protein has product MIAVIGLIFLVRMQFATHPLAWATPSDGGSPTSDDVDIHKIKHVVIIMQENRSFDSYFGTYPGADGIPMKDGVPTVCVPDPKTSTCVKPYHETHDVNHGAPHGAAAASRDIAGGKMSGFIAVARSGKPCPGMDVDPECSGGSPNEIMGYHDGRELPNYWRYAHDYVLQDEMFEPNSSWSLPAHLFLLSEWSANCLVPHDPMSCHDALDRPGLPIDFAHVRDKRLRKLAGKPDYAWTDLTYLLHKHGVSWGYYIKEGRAPDCDDPQEATCIPSDVKPRTPGIWNPLPFFDTVKQDKQLGNIQDLSAFLSQAKAGTLPSVAWICPNDVVSEHPPSKLSDGQAYVTSLVNAIMQSPDWDSTAIFVAWDDWGGFYDHVAPPKVDRNGYGLRVPALIISPYARRGYIDNQTLSFDAYARFIEDDFLGGARLDPKTDGRPDPRPDVRENYPGLGDLEKDFDFSQAPRSPELLPLHPPTDLR; this is encoded by the coding sequence GTGATCGCCGTCATAGGACTGATCTTCCTCGTCCGCATGCAATTCGCGACGCATCCGCTCGCGTGGGCGACACCATCCGACGGCGGATCACCGACGAGCGACGACGTGGACATCCACAAGATCAAGCACGTCGTCATCATCATGCAAGAGAACCGCTCGTTCGACTCCTACTTCGGCACGTATCCCGGCGCCGACGGCATCCCGATGAAAGACGGCGTGCCGACCGTCTGCGTGCCCGATCCGAAGACGTCGACGTGCGTGAAGCCATACCACGAGACGCACGACGTGAACCACGGCGCGCCGCATGGCGCTGCCGCCGCGAGCCGCGACATCGCCGGCGGCAAGATGAGCGGCTTCATCGCCGTCGCTCGCTCCGGCAAGCCTTGCCCTGGCATGGACGTCGATCCCGAATGCAGCGGCGGGTCGCCGAACGAGATCATGGGTTACCACGACGGACGCGAGCTGCCGAACTACTGGCGCTACGCGCACGACTACGTGCTCCAAGATGAGATGTTCGAGCCGAACTCCTCGTGGAGCTTGCCGGCGCACTTGTTCTTGCTGTCCGAGTGGTCGGCGAACTGCCTCGTACCTCACGATCCGATGAGCTGTCACGACGCGCTCGATCGTCCTGGCCTACCGATCGACTTCGCGCACGTGCGCGATAAGCGGCTGCGCAAGCTCGCGGGCAAGCCGGATTACGCGTGGACCGATCTCACGTACTTGCTTCACAAGCACGGCGTCAGCTGGGGTTACTACATCAAGGAGGGACGAGCGCCGGATTGCGACGATCCGCAAGAGGCGACGTGTATTCCGAGCGACGTGAAGCCGCGCACGCCGGGCATCTGGAACCCGCTGCCGTTCTTCGACACGGTGAAGCAGGACAAGCAGCTCGGCAACATCCAGGACTTGTCGGCGTTCCTCAGCCAGGCGAAGGCAGGAACGCTTCCCTCGGTCGCGTGGATCTGCCCGAACGATGTCGTGAGCGAACATCCGCCATCGAAGCTCTCAGACGGCCAGGCATACGTCACGAGCCTCGTCAACGCGATCATGCAAAGCCCGGACTGGGATAGCACCGCGATCTTCGTCGCGTGGGATGACTGGGGCGGCTTCTACGATCACGTCGCGCCGCCGAAGGTCGACCGCAACGGCTACGGGCTGCGCGTTCCCGCGCTCATCATCAGCCCGTACGCGCGGCGCGGCTACATCGACAACCAGACGCTCAGCTTCGACGCGTATGCCAGGTTCATCGAAGACGACTTCCTCGGCGGCGCGCGCCTCGATCCGAAGACGGACGGGCGGCCCGACCCGCGGCCGGACGTGCGCGAGAACTATCCGGGGTTAGGGGATCTCGAGAAAGACTTCGACTTCTCGCAAGCGCCGCGCTCGCCCGAGCTCTTGCCGCTTCACCCGCCGACCGATCTTCGCTAG
- a CDS encoding molybdopterin cofactor-binding domain-containing protein translates to MAERDLRTVSTATNPDIDAAGFTADSMVSSIEIAAPATPAGKPEGFSVVGKSTPKVNAYAAVTGAAIFADDVVLPRMLYGKLLRSTKPHARLIKVDCSRALELPGVVAVATGADLPVRYGILPSSPDETVLAYDTVRYVGDPIAAVVADDELTAEEALDLIDVTYETLPSIMTIDAALRDDLPQIHENPRRTNNVHKEVHLEFGDMGAGFAAADRIFEDEYFFEGNTHAPMEEHSVVAAFGADSKLTIWASTQTPHYLHRIAAQVLEMPASRIRVIAPPVGGGFGGKTEPFAHELAAAYLACKTGRPVKITLTRQEVFYAHRGRHPVKMRIKTGVKHDGTITACHLQTWLDGGAYGSYGVATTYYTGALSTVTYKIPAYKFDGCRVFTNKPPCGPKRGHGTTQPRYAFECHLDAIADALGIDAAEYRRRIAVDPHSTTVNGLRITSCGLRECIDAATKRTDYAAKRARKRKGKGIGIAASTYLCGAGLAIYWNEMPHSGAIVKVDRGGGVTVFCGTSECGQGSEHMLAAIVAETLGVDVMDVRVCSGDTDLTPVDLGSYSSRVTFMAGNAARQAASRVRSQIAEVAAAKLGIAVDRVGFALRRVFDVDKPESAMNFLEAAQATEAKFGTIAGVGSYAPPPGIAGDFKGSGVGPSPAYSYSACVAEVDVDLETGAVTVEKITLAHDVGRAINPDSVEGQIEGGVYMGLGEALMEEQIFRAGEHKIPNLLDYKTPTILDMPPVESIIIETDDTEGPFGAKEAGQGPLNPVIPAIANAVADAIGARVYSTPVTPEKVLKALDAASGGVLRLRKPVAPAKPREPVAP, encoded by the coding sequence GTGGCTGAACGCGATTTGCGCACGGTCTCGACTGCGACGAATCCCGACATCGACGCCGCGGGCTTCACCGCCGACTCGATGGTGTCGAGCATCGAGATAGCCGCGCCGGCGACGCCGGCGGGTAAGCCGGAAGGCTTCTCGGTCGTCGGCAAATCGACGCCCAAAGTGAACGCATACGCGGCGGTCACCGGCGCCGCGATCTTCGCCGACGACGTCGTCCTGCCGCGCATGCTCTACGGCAAGTTGCTCCGGAGCACGAAGCCGCACGCGCGCCTCATCAAGGTCGACTGCTCGCGCGCGCTCGAGCTGCCGGGTGTCGTCGCGGTCGCGACGGGCGCGGACCTCCCGGTGCGCTACGGGATCTTGCCGTCGAGCCCTGACGAAACCGTCCTCGCCTACGACACCGTGCGCTACGTCGGCGATCCGATCGCCGCCGTCGTCGCGGACGACGAGTTGACAGCAGAAGAAGCGCTCGATCTCATCGACGTGACGTACGAGACGCTGCCTTCGATCATGACGATCGATGCCGCGTTGCGCGACGACCTGCCGCAGATCCACGAGAACCCGCGCCGGACGAACAACGTCCATAAAGAAGTGCACCTAGAGTTCGGCGACATGGGCGCCGGGTTTGCTGCCGCCGACCGCATTTTCGAAGACGAATACTTCTTCGAGGGCAACACGCACGCACCGATGGAAGAGCATTCGGTCGTCGCCGCGTTCGGCGCGGATTCGAAGCTCACGATCTGGGCGTCGACGCAGACGCCGCACTACCTGCACCGCATCGCCGCGCAAGTGCTCGAGATGCCAGCTTCGCGCATCCGCGTGATCGCTCCGCCGGTCGGCGGCGGCTTCGGCGGCAAGACCGAGCCGTTCGCGCACGAACTCGCGGCTGCGTATCTCGCGTGCAAGACCGGACGGCCGGTCAAGATCACGTTGACCCGACAAGAGGTCTTCTACGCGCACCGCGGCCGGCATCCGGTGAAGATGCGCATCAAGACCGGCGTCAAGCACGACGGCACGATCACCGCATGCCATTTGCAGACCTGGCTCGACGGCGGAGCGTATGGTTCGTACGGCGTCGCGACGACGTACTACACAGGCGCGCTCTCGACCGTCACGTACAAGATACCGGCGTATAAGTTCGACGGGTGCCGCGTTTTCACGAACAAGCCGCCATGCGGTCCGAAGCGCGGCCACGGAACGACGCAGCCGCGCTACGCGTTCGAATGCCATCTCGACGCGATCGCCGATGCGCTCGGCATCGATGCGGCGGAATATCGGCGACGGATCGCCGTCGACCCGCACTCGACCACCGTCAACGGGCTGCGCATCACGTCGTGCGGTCTGCGCGAATGCATCGACGCCGCGACGAAGCGGACGGACTATGCCGCCAAGCGTGCGCGTAAGCGCAAGGGCAAAGGCATCGGGATCGCGGCGAGCACGTATCTTTGCGGAGCGGGGCTCGCGATCTATTGGAACGAGATGCCGCACTCCGGCGCGATCGTCAAAGTCGATCGCGGCGGCGGCGTCACCGTCTTCTGCGGAACGAGCGAGTGCGGTCAAGGTTCCGAGCACATGCTCGCGGCTATCGTCGCCGAGACGCTCGGAGTCGACGTCATGGACGTACGGGTTTGTTCGGGCGACACCGACCTCACGCCGGTCGACCTCGGATCCTACTCGAGCCGCGTCACGTTCATGGCCGGCAACGCGGCTCGTCAAGCGGCATCGCGCGTGCGTTCGCAGATCGCAGAAGTCGCGGCGGCGAAGCTCGGCATAGCAGTCGATCGCGTCGGCTTCGCGCTGCGGCGTGTGTTCGACGTCGACAAGCCCGAGAGCGCGATGAACTTCCTCGAAGCGGCGCAAGCGACGGAAGCGAAATTCGGCACGATCGCGGGGGTCGGCTCGTACGCGCCGCCGCCGGGCATCGCGGGCGATTTCAAGGGTTCCGGCGTCGGCCCGTCTCCCGCATACTCGTACAGCGCGTGCGTCGCCGAAGTCGACGTCGACCTCGAGACCGGCGCGGTGACCGTCGAGAAGATAACGCTCGCGCACGACGTCGGCCGTGCGATCAATCCGGATTCCGTCGAAGGTCAGATCGAGGGCGGCGTCTACATGGGGCTGGGCGAAGCGCTCATGGAGGAGCAGATTTTCCGCGCCGGCGAGCACAAGATCCCCAACCTCCTCGATTACAAGACGCCGACCATCCTCGACATGCCGCCGGTCGAGTCGATCATCATCGAGACCGATGACACAGAGGGCCCGTTCGGCGCGAAAGAGGCGGGCCAAGGTCCGCTCAACCCCGTCATTCCTGCGATCGCGAACGCGGTCGCCGACGCGATCGGCGCGCGCGTCTATTCGACACCAGTGACGCCGGAGAAAGTCCTCAAGGCGCTCGACGCCGCAAGCGGCGGCGTCCTTCGCCTTCGTAAGCCGGTAGCTCCGGCGAAGCCGCGGGAGCCCGTCGCGCCATGA
- a CDS encoding (2Fe-2S)-binding protein, whose translation MSVAPPKVLLAMRVNGADVECAFSPSKTLLEVVREDLGLTGTKHGCEMGHCGACTVLVDGVPVLSCLELAVEAQGREVTTVEGLAHGAEMHPVQTAFAECGAAQCGYCTPGFLVSAAALLDGAAGKTLTPPEIGEALAGNLCRCTGYTKIVEAVTLANRRMAGQTRG comes from the coding sequence ATGTCCGTCGCCCCGCCCAAAGTGTTGCTCGCGATGCGCGTCAACGGCGCCGACGTCGAGTGCGCTTTTTCGCCGAGCAAGACGTTGCTCGAGGTCGTCCGTGAAGATCTCGGCCTCACCGGTACAAAGCATGGCTGCGAGATGGGGCACTGCGGCGCGTGCACGGTTCTCGTCGACGGCGTGCCCGTGCTGAGCTGTCTCGAACTTGCCGTCGAGGCGCAAGGCCGCGAAGTCACGACTGTCGAGGGCTTGGCTCACGGCGCCGAGATGCATCCCGTCCAAACGGCTTTCGCGGAATGCGGCGCAGCGCAATGCGGCTATTGCACGCCCGGATTCTTGGTGAGCGCCGCAGCGCTTCTCGACGGAGCAGCGGGAAAGACGTTGACGCCGCCGGAGATCGGAGAAGCACTCGCCGGCAACTTATGCCGCTGCACCGGCTACACGAAGATCGTCGAAGCCGTTACGCTCGCGAACCGACGCATGGCGGGGCAAACACGTGGCTGA